In a single window of the Papaver somniferum cultivar HN1 chromosome 8, ASM357369v1, whole genome shotgun sequence genome:
- the LOC113303841 gene encoding probable chlorophyll(ide) b reductase NYC1, chloroplastic: protein MDTVAKIYLSPEKFNCLSFKEPFRNVQPFLHKKPAKFDGVTSITGHKNGCRGGLLSLQKCKAFRSEEEGKLVKEDMKKKNALSSLKSAILKLSGGGESRKEEYQSVVAKVEEIFFSCATQIGRYLITMMSTGVIVAVGFQISGGDSHLNTLIWYSWLGGIIIGTMIGANLVLEEMARKGPRNVVITGSTRGLGKALAREFLLSGDRVVIASRSPESVQTTVRELEENLREGILSLGEKAKEKLSHAKVIGIACDVGNPDDVEKLSNFAVGELGVIDIWINNAGTNKGFRPLLEFTNEDIEQIVSTNLVGSLLCTREAMRVMELQGKAGHIFNMDGAGSGGSSTPLTAVYGSTKCGLRQLQSSLLKESKRCRVGVHTASPGMVLTELLLSGASLKNKQAFNIICELPETVARTLVPRMRVVKGTGKSINYLTPPRILLALVSAWVRRGRWFDDKGRALYASEADRIRNWAESRARFSFTDAMEMYTENTWVSVFSLSVVCAFIILSSATPILPGT, encoded by the exons ATGGATACAGTAGctaagatttatctatcaccagaGAAATTCAATTGTTTGAGTTTTAAAGAACCATTTAGAAATGTCCAACCATTTTTGCACAAAAAACCAGCTAAATTTGATGGTGTGACATCCATTACGGGGCATAAAAATGGGTGTAGAGGTGGATTATTGTCTTTACAAAAATGTAAAGCGTTTAGGTCTGAAGAAGAAGGGAAGTTAGTGAAAGAAGATATGAAGAAAAAGAATGCTCTTTCCTCTTTGAAATCAGCTATTCTTAAATTGTCTGGTGGTGGTGAATCTAGAAAGGAAGAGTATCAAAGTGTTGTTGCTAAAGTTGAAGAGATTTTCTTTTCT TGTGCGACTCAAATTGGAAGATACCTTATCACTATGATGAGTACTGGAGTCATTGTTGCAGTTGGATTTCAAATTTCAG GTGGGGATAGTCACTTGAATACGTTGATTTGGTATAGTTGGCTTGGTGGTATTATCATTGGAACAATGATAGGTGCTAATCTGGTTTTAGAGGAAATGGCTAGAAAGGGTCCACGAAATGTCGTCATTACTGGAAG CACCAGGGGACTCGGCAAAGCACTTGCACGAGAGTTTCTTCTTTCTGGAGATCGTGTTGTTATTGCTTCCCGCAG CCCTGAATCCGTTCAAACAACTGTGAGGGAGCTTGAAGAGAATCTAAGGGAAGGTATACTCAGCTTAGGTGAAAAAGCTAAAGAGAAACTGTCGCATGCTAAAGTCATTGGCATAGCATGTGATGTTGGCAACCCTGATGATGTGGAGAAATTGTCAAACTTTGCTGTTGGTGAACTTGGTGTTATTGATATTTGG ATTAACAACGCCGGCACAAATAAAGGTTTCAGACCCTTATTGGAGTTTACAAATGAAGATATTGAACAG ATTGTCTCCACGAATTTGGTTGGATCTTTACTTTGCACACGAGAAGCCATGCGCGTGATGGAATTGCAAGGCAAGGCTGGTCATATTTTTAACATGGATGGGGCTGGCTCAGGAGGTTCTAGCACCCCTTTGACAGCTGT CTATGGTTCTACAAAGTGTGGCTTAAGGCAGCTTCAATCATCACTTCTGAAAGAGTCCAAGCGATGTAGAGTAGGAGTACATACAGCATCTCCAGGGATGGTCCTGACAGAATTGCTCCTGAG TGGTGCAAGTCTCAAAAACAAACAGGCGTTTAACATAATATGTGAACTTCCGGAGACAGTTGCAAGAACATTAGTTCCACGAATGCGGGTTGTCAAGGGAACTGGAAAATCTATCAATTACTTAACTCCACCTAGAATCTTGCTTGCGTTAGTCAGTGCATGGGTGCGCAGAGGCCGGTGGTTCGATGATAAG GGAAGAGCATTATACGCATCAGAGGCAGATAGAATCCGTAACTGGGCAGAAAGCCGTGCAAGGTTTTCTTTCACCGATGCAATGGAGATGTACACAGAAAACACTTGGGTCTCAGTGTTTTCTCTCTCAGTTGTTTGCGCCTTCATAATCCTTTCAAGTGCTACTCCCATACTGCCTGGCACATAA
- the LOC113303842 gene encoding proline-rich receptor-like protein kinase PERK1: MSTPSPTSPPSTNSTAPPPTTAPPPTATPVVPPPTTPVVPPPTTTPAVPPPTTPVAPPPTTTPSVPPPTSTPTTPSTPSESPPAPTTPSTPSGTPPSSSPSPPSPPSPPSPSGTTPTPKTPGTRASPPPPAVGRSPPRTPSNTPNTPSPPDSGGGGISTSLVVGVAIGGVAVLVVLTLLFICCKKKKKRDQYPVDYYGGPPPPKEGYGGQPQQWSYNVPPPPPADHIVNMPPKLNPPPGRQQSLSSMGSVHPPPPPPFISSGDSGSNYSEYESPHPPPPPMALGFSKSTFTYEELVRATDGFSDYNLLGQGGFGYVHKGILPNGKEVAVKHLKLGSGQGEREFQAEVEIISRVHHKHLVSLVGYCSTGSQRMLVYEFVPNSTMEFHLHGKGRPTMDWATRLRIALGSAKGLAYLHEDCHPKIIHRDIKAANILLDAKFEAKVADFGLAKFSSDTNTHVSTRVMGTFGYLAPEYAASGKLSEKSDVFSFGVMLLELITGRRPVDANNSFTEDSLVDWARPILQRALEDDSDEAYDILVDQHLQSYNHNEMKRMVACAAAAVRHSARRRPQMSQIVRALEGDASVSDLNEGMKPGHRSTYSSHESSDYDTFQYNEDMKKFRKMALNSTEYTSTEYSAPPTSEYGLNPSGSSSEGQQTGEMSRRTTKKDSQGF, encoded by the exons ATGTCAACACCatcaccaacatcaccaccatcaacaaactcaacagcaccaccaccaacaacagcaCCACCACCAACTGCAACACCAGTGGTTCCTCCACCAACGACACCAGTGGTTCCACCTCCAACGACAACACCGGCGGTTCCTCCACCAACAACACCGGTTGCACCACCACCAACGACGACTCCATCTGTACCACCACCAACGTCAACTCCAACCACTCCATCTACGCCGTCTGAATCTCCACCAGCACCTACAACTCCTTCAACTCCATCTGGAACGCCGCCTAGCTCTTCCCCTTCTCCGCCGTCTCCACCATCGCCGCCGTCACCGTCTGGTACAACTCCGACTCCTAAAACTCCTGGGACTAGAGCTTCTCCTCCACCTCCGGCTGTTGGTAGATCTCCACCACGAACGCCGTCAAACACACCAAACACACCGTCTCCGCCAGATTCCGGAGGAGGAGGAATATCGACTAGTCTTGTTGTTGGAGTTGCGATTGGTGGTGTAGCTGTTCTGGTTGTTTTGACTTTGTTGTTTATTTGttgtaagaaaaagaagaaaagagatcaaTATCCTGTTGATTACTATGGAGGACCTCCTCCACCTAAag AAGGCTATGGTGGACAACCACAACAGTGGTCGTACAATGTTCCTCCTCCGCCACCAGCTGATCATATTGTTAATATGCCACCAAAGCTCAATCCTCCACCAGGACGACAGCAGTCACTAAGCAGTATGGGTTCAGTACAtccgcctccaccaccaccatttatAAGCAGTGGAGATTCTGGTTCTAATTACTCGGAGTATGAAAGTCCGCATCCACCGCCGCCGCCAATGGCTTTGGGTTTTTCAAAGAGTACATTTACATACGAAGAGTTAGTTAGGGCCACAGATGGTTTCTCTGATTATAATCTTTTGGGTCAAGGGGGTTTTGGGTATGTACATAAAGGAATACTACCTAATGGGAAAGAAGTAGCAGTTAAACATCTTAAACTAGGAAGTGGGCAGGGAGAGCGTGAGTTTCAGGCTGAAGTTGAAATTATTAGCCGTGTACATCATAAGCACCTTGTTTCATTGGTTGGTTACTGCAGCACCGGGTCTCAAAGAATGCTTGTTTATGAGTTTGTTCCAAACAGCACCATGGAGTTCCATTTACATG GAAAGGGACGACCGACAATGGACTGGGCCACTAGACTTAGAATTGCTCTTGGCTCTGCAAAAGGACTTGCGTATCTACATGAAGATT GTCATCCTAAAATCATTCATCGTGACATTAAAGCAGCTAACATTCTTCTTGATGCCAAATTTGAAGCCAAG gtTGCAGATTTTGGGCTTGCAAAGTTCTCTTCTGATACCAATACCCACGTTTCAACCAGGGTAATGGGAACATTCGG GTATCTAGCTCCAGAATATGCAGCAAGTGGTAAACTCTCAGAAAAGTCAGATGTCTTCTCTTTCGGGGTCATGCTTCTAGAATTGATTACTGGACGACGACCTGTGGATGCTAACAACTCTTTCACAGAGGATAGCTTGGTAGATTGG GCAAGGCCCATCCTTCAACGAGCTTTGGAGGATGACAGCGACGAAGCTTATGATATTCTCGTGGATCAGCATCTGCAAAGTTACAACCACAATGAGATGAAGCGCATGGTAGCTTGTGCTGCTGCAGCTGTGCGCCATTCTGCTCGACGTCGGCCTCAAATGAGCCAG ATAGTCCGAGCTTTGGAAGGAGATGCGTCTGTCTCTGATCTGAACGAAGGCATGAAACCTGGACATAGATCGACCTATAGTTCCCATGAAAGCTCCGACTACGACACCTTCCAGTACAACGAAGACATGAAGAAATTTAGGAAAATGGCACTAAACAGCACAGAGTATACTAGCACAGAGTATAGTGCTCCACCTACAAGTGAGTATGGTCTCAACCCATCTGGATCAAGTAGCGAAGGCCAGCAAACTGGAGAAATGTCAAGGCGGACAACGAAAAAAGACAGTCAAGGATTTTAG